The Bacteroidota bacterium region ATTTAAGCAATACAGAGAGGCTAACCAACAGACACAAAGAATTTGATGCCATTACACAAAAACTAGAAGATTTATTTAACTCCGATTCACCTTACTCAGATCATATCAAATCGATTGTATACCCTTCTTTGATTGTAAATAAACTAAACAGCCACATCAACAACAAACAAAAAAACGAATTATTAAAGACAGTTGAGTTTGCGGAAGAGACCTATGAAACGTATCAAAATTATGTGGCATACAACAGGCAGTTTTTTATAAAATTCAATTTAATAAAATCGTACATCTACTTAAACAAATTTAACAATGCGTTATTATGGTTAAATACCATTGATGATACCAAAAAATCCGATTTCGATATTATTTCAAACTATTCATACAACCTTCTTAAGTTGATTTGCTTGTACGAAACAGGCAAATTCGATTTACTGGCCCTAGATGTAGATAAGGCGAAAAGAGTATTTAAAAAACTAAATCAATACGATGAGTTTGAAAAAAATATAATATCCATTTTTAAATATATACTAAAAACATACGATTTAACTTCGGATGAAGTTGTTCCATACACAGAGAAAATTTTAGCCAACCCGAAAATAAATTTATTAAAGGAAGTGATTGATATAAGGGCTTGGATAATCGCACATCAAAATAAAAAAACTATTTGGGAGTGCTTGTAATCTAAACACAGCGCAGCTTTATCGCGTATAGAAAAATCAGTCTTTATTTATAACCAATCTCCTTAAAAGCCCTAACTGTTCGGCTATTAAGCCTAACAAAAAAAGAAATATGGATACAGTAAAGCCGAGCAAAGCTCCAACACTTAATCCGTTGCCTCTTAAAAAAATTGGAATTTCCCAAGCCAACGACAGCAGTGCAATAAGAACAGAGAGTGTTAAAAAAATACGCATTGGATTAAATAACATAACAATATTTAATATTTCCATAATGGTATCAAAAGCAGTTTTAATGCCAATTGTACTTTTACCTGCCATGCGCTGATTGATGGTGATAGGTGTTTCAACAACTAAATGTTTTTGACTGATAAATATCAATGTAATTATATCGCTATATGCCATTGAATTGGGACACAAGTGCAAATATTTTTTTGCCATTGGAACAGAATACAACTTCATTCCGGAATTTAAATCCTTTATGTGAAGTGGCATTAAAAATTTAGCTGTTTTTCGAATAATCCATTTCCCGGTTTCGCGAAATCTATGATTATATCCACCGGCTCTATTTCCCACAACCATATCCGCATCTGTCGATTTTAAAACAGATACCATTTTTTCAATATCCTCTAAATTGTGTTGTCCGTCTGCATCAATTGTAATTACATACTTGGAAGCACAAGCTTCAATTCCCGATTTTATAGCACCTCCGTATCCCCTATTTACCTTGTGGTGTATTACTCTAAATATTGGATAATCCAACAGAAATGCATCTAACACCAATTTGCTTGCATCCGTAGAACCATCGTTTACAACAACTAGAGAAAAGTTGTGTTTTTTAGAAAACGCCAAAACAGTGGGCAGCAAATGCTTTAACGATTGTTCTTCATTATAAGATGGGATAACTATGGTAAGTAATGATTCCAAGCTAATTCAAATATTGATAAACAACTTTTAATATAGAATTCCGAATACCACTTTTTGCTAATTTATTTTCATCTGCATTAGGATAAACCCTATTAGACAAAAAAACATATACCAATTCACTTGCAGGATCAACCCATGTCATGGTGCCAGTAAATCCGGTGTGTCCATAACTTAAATACGACACACAATCACATACGGGACTATCTTTAGCCGAGTCGGTTTCCGGCTTATCAAATCCAAGCCCACGTCTATTACTTACACAATATTGGCATTTTGTAAATTCATTTACAACCGAAGAATCTAAATATCTATTACCTCCGTAATCTCCTTTTTGTAACAACATTTGCATTAAAATCCCCAAATCATTCGCATTCGAAAACAAACCTGCATGACCTGCAACTCCTCCCAGCATAGCAGCTCCAGGGTCATGAACATCACCAACTACCAATTGTTTTCTAAATTTAGTATCGTTCTCCGTTGGTACTATATTGGTTACATCTATTTTTTCTCTTGGTTTATATCCCAAAGTACTTAAGCCAAGCGGGGAATAAAACATTCTTTCATTGTACTTGTCTATAGATATTTGAGTATCCTTCTCGATAATTCGTTGCAAAAAATAATATCCCAAATCACTGTATTTATATTTTTTTTCTCCAAGTGGAGATTTTACAATTGCATTGTAAATGCTATCCGAGTAGGACCTTGTTATATACAAATTTTCTGCCACCCGAACAGGAAACGAATCTGTTTGAGTAGAGCTGTAAATTGATTTTTTGTATTCTCCCTTACTCATTGTTTTAGGCCAAAACAAAAGCCAAGCGGGTAATCCGGCTTGATGGGTAAGCATTTCTCGAAGTATTATATCTTGCTTGTTTGTTCCAACTAACTCCGGCAAATAAGTAGATAGCTTTTCATCTAAGTTTATTCCTTTTTTTTCTACCAGACTCATCATTGCAATAGCAGAGGATGCTATTTTAGTAATAGACGCTAAATCATATACATCCGTATTTCTAACAGGGGTCTTATTTTCGTAGGTATGATAACCAAAAGATTTGTTGTAAAGCACCTTACCTTCTTTTGCAATAAAAACTTGACATCCCGGATACACATGCTCCTTTATACCATTCAATACGATAGAGTCTATCCTGGCCAACTGCAACTCCTTTACACCAAACTCTTCAGGAATCGTATATTTTAATCGCACAGATTTTGCACTTGTAATACCATCGCCTTGCTTAAAATAATCACTCACAGAAACAGGAAGTTTTCCATTTGCTCTAATGCCTCCAAAAATAATTTGAGCCGATGCATCTTGCATGTAATAAGTATCTTCATAAGACATCAACAAAGCATCTACTTTCTCTGCTTCATTAAATTTTCCAAGAATATAGGAGTTTGCAAATATATTCAACACAACACGTCCCATCCTCTGCTGACGAAGTACTTTAAGCAAATATTCTGTTTGTGGTGTCAGTCCAAAATCCTTTTTGGGACTATTGCTAACACTCGAAAAATTTACAATAAACGTATTATACTTTTTTAGCTTGCTTAGTAATGAATCGTAATTTTCTTTTCGTGCATCTTTATCAATTGCAAATAAATCAACTTTTGCATAGTTCTTTAGTACGTTCTGAAAAACATTTGTTTGCCCGTTGTCTATTGATATTGCTGCAATCCGCAAGGTATCTAAATTTTTAAGTGGAATTAATTCGCTTTTGTTTTTTAATATCGTAACGGATGCTTCTGCTAATTTTCTATTTACCAGTTCTGCATTTCTATTATTCAAATCGGTTGTCAGATTCTCCAATTTAATAGGCTTAATTTTATCCAAGCCACACCATTTCTTTACTGCTAATATTTTTTTACAGCGCATATCAATCTCCTCCTGTGTAATTTCACCTCGCTCAACGGCTTTTTTAATTTCTTCTATCGCCCTTGGAACATTTTCTGCAAATAACAATACATCATTTCCGGCTATAAGCGCTTTCACATCTACCATTCCGGGCTCATAAAATTTACTTACACCCTTCATATTCAATGCATCAGTAAAAATCAGTCCTTTAAAATTTAATTTATTCTTAAGCAAATCGGTAACAATATATTTACTAAGCGTAGATGCCTTGTTAGCTGTAGAATCTAGAGATGGAACAAATAAGTGGGCAACCATTATACTTCCCAACCCTTGCTCTATTAATTTCTTAAACGGGTATAACTCTAGGCTGTCTATGCGCTCTGCAGATTGATTAATTACGGGCAATGTTTTATGAGAATCACTATCGGTATCTCCATGCCCAGGAAAATGCTTACCTGTAGCAAGAATGTGATTGTCCTGCATTCCTTTCATATACGCAATGGACTTATTAGCTACGTTTTCTTTATTCTCTCCAAAGGAACGACTACCAATCACAGGATTTAATGGATTGTTATTCACATCTGCATCGGGAGCAAAGTTAATATGAATACCTAATCGCTTGCATTCGTAGGCTATCTCTTGCCCCATTTGATAAATAAGTGTATCATTTTGAATTGCACCAAGTGCCATTTGTCTAGGGAAACGAGGTGTACTATCTAATCGCATTGACAACCCCCATTCTCCATCAATAGAAATTAGTAGTGGAACTTTAGCTGCTTTCTGATATTTATTGGTCAATATAGCCTGACGCACCGGGCCTCCTTGAAAAAAAATAAGTCCACCTATTTTTTGATCTTTTACAAGTTTTAAAATTTCTTCTTCGTGTTTTTTATCCTTATTAGAATAAGCCGCAACCATAAACAACTGCGCTATACGTTCGTCCGGAGTTAATTTGGAAAAAACAGAATCTACCCACCTATCATTGATAGTGCTTAAAACAGGATGATTCGCATTGTCGTTTGCAGTAAAAGAAACAAACAACAATAATAATGGAACTAGGTATTTTATGTACTTATGCATCTCTCTTGCAATTTATAAAACTAGCATACACAATTATTGTGCCTCACTTGATACTTATTAACATTAGAAATTGAAAAACAAAGTCAAAACAATTTTCTTTTACTAACTTCATCATACAATAGACATTGAATACCATTAAACCAATATTGCCACAATGAAAATAAGCTTAATTGCTGCAATAGCCACCAACAACGCAATCGGCAAAGACAACAATTTGCTATGGCACTTGCCTGCCGACATGAAAATTTTTAAAGAAAAAACAACAGGACATTGTATTGTAACAGGGCGAAAAAACTATGAATCAATCCCCGAAAAATTTCGACCTCTGCCCAATCGCACAAATATTGTAATAACCAGAAATCCTAATTACAACGCTCCGGGAGCAATAGTGGCGAGCTCTGTACAAGAAGCCATTGAAATAGCCAAACAAAAAGGAGAATCAGAATTATTCATAATTGGTGGGGCTGAAATTTACAAACAAACAATAGATATAGCAGACACTCTTTATATAACTCATGTTGACGGTACATTTGAGGCAGATGCTTTTTTCCCAGAAATAACAAGTAGTTGGAAACAAATTGAAAAAAGAGACTATGTGCAGGATGAAAAAAACAAATACAACTTCTCGCTTATAGAATACACTAAAACTATTTAGTAATTATTCTTCCTAATAGGGCATTAAAAGCCTTTTTGGCTTCTAATAACTGTTGTTGCTCGGCCAACAAATCCATTAAGTCGTCCGTGTTTTCTGTTGTTTTTATTTTATCTTGAATTGCATGAATCATCAATTCAAGCTTTTTAGATTTTAAAGAGTAGATGGCATTTTGTACCGACTTGCGTAAAACACCTTCTTCTTTCTGAACAATAATACCGTGCCGTTCCCAGTTCAAACTCAACTCGTACGGAGAACTAATTAAACTGATAGCAACAGTAGCTATATCTTTATCCGAGTGATTAGTAAAGAAAGAATTTGTTAGTTCTTCCATGGACTTAACCGCAAACAAATCAAATATCTTTTGATAGCTATCGTTTTCGAATTTTATACCATCGTGCTGCAGCTCGTGTACAATCCATTCTGCAACTTGCAATTCTGTTGTTTTCTCAGGATCATCATCTACTTCAAAGGAAACTTTTGAACCACCATATACGAGCAATAACCGTATAATATCTTTCTCTTGAAATTCGCACTCATTTAGGTTCAGAGATTTGGAGGAAGTTGCAATTTCTTCGAAAGCTATATTCTCGGGCAAACTAGAAACATCCGAAGCCACCTGTTTTTCAGAAGCGTTTTCTTTTTGTTGTTTAGTTGATGATATTTTTCTTCTTGCCTTATTCAGCTCGTTCATCAACACAAGCTCCTCCAAGTGCATTAATCTGCTACACTCTTTTACATACAACGACCGAGTAATAGAATCAGGAATGCGCGCAATACTCTCCACAATATCGTGTATCAACCCCGCCTTTTTAATCGGGTCGTTAGCTGCATCCTTATATAAAATGGATGTTTTAAAAGAAATAAAATCTTTCGAATTTATTTTGATAAAATTTTTCAGCTCATCTTTGCCCGTCTTTTTTGAATACGAATCTGGATCTTCTCCATCGGGGAATAGCAGCACTTTTACATTCATGCCTTCTTCCAAAATCATATCAATACCTCTGAAACTAGCTTTGATACCAGCAAAATCGCCATCGTACAAAATGGTAATATTATTGGTGTAGCGTTTTATCAGTTTAATTTGATCTACCGTAAGTGATGTGCCGGACGAAGCCACCACATTCTCTATTCCTGCCTGATGCATTGATATTACATCGGTGTAACCCTCTACCAAAAAACAAGAATCTTCTTGCACGATTGATTTTTTTGCAAAAAACAAACCGTATAAAACTTTGCTCTTGTTGTATATATCCGACTCTGGCGAGTTTATATATTTAGCCGCCTTTTTGTCGGTTTTTAATATCCTGCCTCCAAAACCAAGCACTCTGCCCGTTACATTATGAATTGGAAACATCACCCTATCAAAAAAACGATCGAAAGCTCCCCTCTCTCCATCAATTACCAATCCTGTCTTAATCAAATACTCTAGCTTATATCCTGCTTGCAGGGCTGCATTTAGTAATGCCTTTCTATCGTCAGGGCTTATTCCGAGCTGAAACTTCTTAATTGTTTCCTCCGTAAAGCCACGCTCTTTAAAATACCCAAGCCCAACGGACTTTCCAAGGTCAGTGGTAAGTAGTTGTTCGCTAAAATAATTTTGTGCAAATGTGTTTACTACAAATAAGCTTTCGCGCTCTGTTTGCTCTTCTCGAAGCACATCCAAATCTTTGGTGTACTCTTCTTCAATTTCTATGTTGTATTTTTTTGCAAGGTAGCGTAATGCCTCTGGATAGGACATTTGCTCATGATCCATCACAAAATTTACTGAATTACCGGCTTTACCACAACCAAAACATTTGTAAATACCCTTAACCGGAGACACCGTAAAAGAAGGTGTTTTCTCATCGTGAAAAGGGCAATTTCCAATAAAATTTACACCTCGTTTTTTAAGTGTAATAAAATCAGCTATTACCTCCTCCACCCGAGCGGCATCCAATATCAAATCTATGGTTGGTTTGGTAATCATACGAGTATGCAAAGGTCGCAATTAGAAATGGTAAATCATATAGAATAACCATACTATTTACTTAACGCAAAATCAGACTAAAAAAGTCGAAAAAAAGAATTTATGGGAGCTTAAAAAATATTAAAAGCTAGGTTTAGAACGGTATGCAAACGGGCTTGGATTTACATATTTCAAACAAATTTCAAAACCACCTCGTCCTGAACTTGCTTCTTTCAGCGAAGATGTATTTACATCATACGAAATTCCAAAGGCATAATTTGCAATCTCCAACATACTTGTTACTACAAAAGCATCTTTAAACCGATAAAATCCGCCTAATGAAACGGCAGCACCTTTTACAAAGCCTGTATATTTAGAGTCTTCTTTAAGCATATAACGTGCCGCACAACCTGGAATAATTTCTTGCGATGGCCCTTGTCTGTTATACAAAAAGCTAGGAATAAGAGACACGTTGGTATTCTTAATTCCAATTTCAGACATACCATGCACTGTTATGCGCTGATACAACTTATCATTTGCTGCACTATAAAAGGAAGTCCGAGGTTTATTAACATGGTAAATAGATGCTCCGATGCTTGCTTTAATTCCATCGTTAGAGCTTATTGTTCGTTGCGAAGTTCCATAATTCCAAACTACACCTGCACCAAAATCCGGGTATATAAATGAACTACTTCCAACAGGTTCTCCGGTTGGTAGATTAGGGTCGTATTTACTTCCATCGTACTGATTGCCCCATTGCAACTTAGAAAAATCGATGCTTTTTTGTCCAAACCCTGCTTGCAAACCTGCGCCTAATGTACTTTTGGCAGAAGTATAAACATGGTAAGCAGCAGAAATATTTGCTTGTGTAGTTCCCATATTGGCATCTCCAGCTACATCCCTAAAAACATTAATTCCATAGCCCAAAAAGCCTTTCTCCCAACCCTTTCTAGAGTACTTGCCATCTGCCGATACTGCATACGTTTTATAGGGAGAAGCAACACTGCGCCACTGATCTTTATAATTTACAATTACCTGAATGTCCTTACTAGCACCTGCCATAGAAGGATTCATGGTTAATGGAGATTGCAAATATTGCGAAAAATGGATATCCTGAGCAAAGCTTGCGCAAAAATTTAGTAGAAAATAGAATGTAATTATTCTTCTCATTTGGCTATTTCTTATCGTTTCGAATCTAATATAATAGTTTATAGGTTAATAAACAATACTTGAATATACTCTTTTGGAGTAAGTAAACTTGTTTTATTATCTTATTTTTAGGTATGCAAATACTTGGAATAATTCCTGCTCGCTATGCTTCTACCCGATTTCCGGGAAAACCTTTAATTGACATTGCCGGAAAAAGCATGATACAAAGGGTGTACGAGCAATGTTTAAAATCAAATTTGCTAAGTACTGTTTATGTTGCTACAGACGACATTCGTATTGCAGAGCACATAACCCAATTTGGAGGAAATGTTGTAATGACATCGGAACAGCACACTTGTGGCACAGAAAGATGTTTTGAAACACTTACTCAACTGGGAGAAAAAGAATATGATGTTGTAATAAATATACAAGGAGATGAGCCTTTTATTAATCCGGAACAAATAGATATGTTGTGTAGCTGCTTTGATTCAGAACGTGTCGAAATTGCTACACTCGCAAAAAAATTAAACAATTCGTCCGATTTATTTAATCCTACTATTCCTAAAGTAGTACTAAACAATGTACATAATGCGATTTACTTTAGTCGACAGGCAATACCATATCTACGTGGGATAGAAGAAAACGAATGGATAAATAATCATATTTACTTTAAACACATTGGCATTTATGGCTACCGAAGCGATATTCTTAAAGAAATTGTTAGCCTACCTGCGGGAAAACTAGAAAAAGCAGAATCTTTAGAACAATTGAGATGGCTTGAAAACGGGTACAAAATAAAAGTGGCAATTACGAATTTCGAAAGTATTTCGATAGACACACCTGCAGATTTAGAAAGAGCATTAAAAATGATTTAATAATTAAAAACGTATACATCTAACAACGTGAAAATTGGTTTATTCTTTGGGTCGTTTAATCCTGTGCATATTGGGCATATGGTAATTGTTGGCCACATGGCAGAGTTTACCGATTTAGATGAGGTTTGGTTAGTTGTTTCTCCGCACAACCCCTTAAAAGAAAAAAGCTCGTTGTTGAATGACAAACATAGGTTGCAACTGGTAAAAGAAGCAATTGGAGATAATCTAAAAATAAAGGCCAGCAATATAGAATTCTCATTACCTCAGCCTTCATATACTATACATACATTAACATATTTAAAAGAAAAACACCCTTTGCATCAATTTGTGTTGCTTATGGGGAGCGATAATTTAGATACTTTTCACAAATGGAAAAACTATGAAATTATTCTAGAGAATTACGAGTTATATATATATCCCAGAAAAGAGGCCTCCGCGAGCAATTTGCAAAATCATAAAAATGTAAAAATGATTGGCGCTCCACTCATGGAGCTCTCCTCTACTTTTATCAGAAATTCTATTAAAGAAAAAAAAGATGTTCGATATATGCTGCCGGATGCCGTTTATAAGTACATCAAAGAAATGCACTTTTACGAAAAGTAATTCTTAAACGTTAACTTGTATATTCGTATTAAATAATAATTATGTCAACACAAACATTTTGGAGTAAAACAAAAATAGTAGCCACTATTGGCCCGGCATCCTCTAACAAAGATGTATTAAGAGATATGTTCCATGCAGGAGTTGATATTTGTCGTATCAATTTTTCTCATGGCTCTTACGATGTGGTGGGCGAAATTTTTTCAACCATACGCGAACTAAATAAAGAATTAAATTCGCATGTAGGTATTCTTGTTGATTTACAAGGGCCCAAACTTAGAATAGGCACCGTAGAAAACAATGGTGTTGATTTAATTGCCGGAAATAAACTTTTAATTACAACCAAAGAATGTATAGGCACGGCAGAAAAGCTATATATAACCTATCCTGAATTTCCTAAAGATGTAGAGGTAGGAAATACAGTGCTGATTGATGATGGAAAAATTTTATTGACCGTTCTAAAAACAAATGGGAAAGACGAAGTAGAAGCAGAAGTTGTAATTGGCGGACTTTTATCTTCTAAAAAAGGAGTAAATCTTCCAAACACAAAAATATCGCTACCCTGCTTAACGCCTAAGGATATAGAGGATTTGAACTACGCATTGGAAAATGATGTAGAATGGGTTGGCTTATCATTTGTGCGCAGCGTTACCGATGTGGTTGACTTAAAAGAATTAATAAAATCAAAAAAGAAAACTGCACGTGTAATTGCCAAAATAGAAAAGCCCGAAGCCATTCTTGAAATAGAAAACATTATAGATATGGCGGATGCCATAATGGTAGCACGCGGAGATTTAGGCGTAGAGCTGCCCATGGAGCAAGTGCCTGTTATTCAAAAAATGCTGGTAAACAAATGTATTCAGGCGTCAAAACCGGTAATTATTGCCACACAAATGATGGAGAGTATGATTACAAATTACTCCCCCACAAGAGCTGAAGTAAACGATGTGGCCAACGCTGTGATGGATGGTGCAGATGCAGTAATGTTAAGCGGAGAAACCTCTGTTGGTAAGTACCCTGCTCGTGTAATAGAGTATATGCAAAAAATTATTCACGAAGTAGAAAGAGAAGAGAATGTGTACTACCGAGAACATTCTCCTGTATTAAAAACACAAACTTTTATTTCTGATTCTATTTGCTACAATGCTTGTATAATGGCTAAACAAGCCGGAGTTAAAGCAATTATCTCTATGACAAACTCGGGCTACACAGCGTTTAAATTATCTAGCCACCGACCCAAAGCAAACATCTTTATTTTTACCGACAACAAATCACTACTTACTTCGTTGAGTTTGGTATGGGGCGTGCGAGGCTTTTACTACAACAAGTACGAAAGCACCGACAAAACAATTGCCGATTTAAAAAACTTTTTGAAGGACGAAGGGTATGTAAATGTTGATGATTTAATAATCAACATTGCCAGCATGCCAATGAAAGACAGAGGAAGAACAAACATGCTTAAATTAAGCTACATCAGCTAAGGTAAATACACCCGCCTACACTATTTGATTTTGCGCCTGTTACACTTGCTAATGTGTTTGTGTTTTCGCCTACACGTAACACTCCTAAAAATGCAAATATCAATGCTTCTTTAAACTGAATTGTAGTGTCTGTTGGAATAACAATACTAGCCGAAGTATAGTGCTTCACACGTTTCACTAAAAAAGAATTGTATGCTCCGCCACCTGTCAGCAATACTTTCGTGCTTTTTGCACTTGCAATACTTGCTCCAATTTGCATAGCAATATGTTCACAAAATGTAGCCAGTAAATCTGGAGGTGTTAATTTATACTTCTTTGTAATGGGAATGATTTTTTGCTCTACCCACTCCCTACCAAGGGATTTAGCGTGGTGTTGCATTTTGTAAAAGCTTAATTCATTTAATTGCTCCAACATTTTAAGATGAACCTTTCCCTTGGCTGCTTCTGCACCTTTGTTATCGTAAGGCTTTCCAAGCCGGGCAGCAAAATCATTCAATACTATATTTACGGGGCAAATATCATAGGCGATTCTTTGCTTATTGTGCTTATACGATACATTCGCAAAGCCACCTAAATTCAGACAAAAATCGTACTGCGGAAAAAGTAATTCATCTCCAATGGGAACTAAGGGAGCTCCTTGTCCTCCATTTGCAACATCTAACAAACGAAAATCGCACACCACAGGCATTTTAGCAACTGCTGCAATATGCGCCCCGGAACCAATTTGCAAGGTAAATCCATTTTGAGGTTGATGAAACACAGTATGTCCATGCGATGCAACATAATCTGCTTTAAGCTTGTGTTTTGTACAAAATGCATTTAGTTGTTGACCAATAAAAACACCAAAATCGGCATTTAGTTTAGTAAGTTGCATGCCGTTTAATTTATGAGCATCTAACAATTTAATCCTCCA contains the following coding sequences:
- a CDS encoding glycosyltransferase family 2 protein; translation: MESLLTIVIPSYNEEQSLKHLLPTVLAFSKKHNFSLVVVNDGSTDASKLVLDAFLLDYPIFRVIHHKVNRGYGGAIKSGIEACASKYVITIDADGQHNLEDIEKMVSVLKSTDADMVVGNRAGGYNHRFRETGKWIIRKTAKFLMPLHIKDLNSGMKLYSVPMAKKYLHLCPNSMAYSDIITLIFISQKHLVVETPITINQRMAGKSTIGIKTAFDTIMEILNIVMLFNPMRIFLTLSVLIALLSLAWEIPIFLRGNGLSVGALLGFTVSIFLFLLGLIAEQLGLLRRLVINKD
- a CDS encoding serine hydrolase — protein: MHKYIKYLVPLLLLFVSFTANDNANHPVLSTINDRWVDSVFSKLTPDERIAQLFMVAAYSNKDKKHEEEILKLVKDQKIGGLIFFQGGPVRQAILTNKYQKAAKVPLLISIDGEWGLSMRLDSTPRFPRQMALGAIQNDTLIYQMGQEIAYECKRLGIHINFAPDADVNNNPLNPVIGSRSFGENKENVANKSIAYMKGMQDNHILATGKHFPGHGDTDSDSHKTLPVINQSAERIDSLELYPFKKLIEQGLGSIMVAHLFVPSLDSTANKASTLSKYIVTDLLKNKLNFKGLIFTDALNMKGVSKFYEPGMVDVKALIAGNDVLLFAENVPRAIEEIKKAVERGEITQEEIDMRCKKILAVKKWCGLDKIKPIKLENLTTDLNNRNAELVNRKLAEASVTILKNKSELIPLKNLDTLRIAAISIDNGQTNVFQNVLKNYAKVDLFAIDKDARKENYDSLLSKLKKYNTFIVNFSSVSNSPKKDFGLTPQTEYLLKVLRQQRMGRVVLNIFANSYILGKFNEAEKVDALLMSYEDTYYMQDASAQIIFGGIRANGKLPVSVSDYFKQGDGITSAKSVRLKYTIPEEFGVKELQLARIDSIVLNGIKEHVYPGCQVFIAKEGKVLYNKSFGYHTYENKTPVRNTDVYDLASITKIASSAIAMMSLVEKKGINLDEKLSTYLPELVGTNKQDIILREMLTHQAGLPAWLLFWPKTMSKGEYKKSIYSSTQTDSFPVRVAENLYITRSYSDSIYNAIVKSPLGEKKYKYSDLGYYFLQRIIEKDTQISIDKYNERMFYSPLGLSTLGYKPREKIDVTNIVPTENDTKFRKQLVVGDVHDPGAAMLGGVAGHAGLFSNANDLGILMQMLLQKGDYGGNRYLDSSVVNEFTKCQYCVSNRRGLGFDKPETDSAKDSPVCDCVSYLSYGHTGFTGTMTWVDPASELVYVFLSNRVYPNADENKLAKSGIRNSILKVVYQYLN
- a CDS encoding dihydrofolate reductase, whose translation is MKISLIAAIATNNAIGKDNNLLWHLPADMKIFKEKTTGHCIVTGRKNYESIPEKFRPLPNRTNIVITRNPNYNAPGAIVASSVQEAIEIAKQKGESELFIIGGAEIYKQTIDIADTLYITHVDGTFEADAFFPEITSSWKQIEKRDYVQDEKNKYNFSLIEYTKTI
- a CDS encoding DNA primase; this encodes MITKPTIDLILDAARVEEVIADFITLKKRGVNFIGNCPFHDEKTPSFTVSPVKGIYKCFGCGKAGNSVNFVMDHEQMSYPEALRYLAKKYNIEIEEEYTKDLDVLREEQTERESLFVVNTFAQNYFSEQLLTTDLGKSVGLGYFKERGFTEETIKKFQLGISPDDRKALLNAALQAGYKLEYLIKTGLVIDGERGAFDRFFDRVMFPIHNVTGRVLGFGGRILKTDKKAAKYINSPESDIYNKSKVLYGLFFAKKSIVQEDSCFLVEGYTDVISMHQAGIENVVASSGTSLTVDQIKLIKRYTNNITILYDGDFAGIKASFRGIDMILEEGMNVKVLLFPDGEDPDSYSKKTGKDELKNFIKINSKDFISFKTSILYKDAANDPIKKAGLIHDIVESIARIPDSITRSLYVKECSRLMHLEELVLMNELNKARRKISSTKQQKENASEKQVASDVSSLPENIAFEEIATSSKSLNLNECEFQEKDIIRLLLVYGGSKVSFEVDDDPEKTTELQVAEWIVHELQHDGIKFENDSYQKIFDLFAVKSMEELTNSFFTNHSDKDIATVAISLISSPYELSLNWERHGIIVQKEEGVLRKSVQNAIYSLKSKKLELMIHAIQDKIKTTENTDDLMDLLAEQQQLLEAKKAFNALLGRIITK
- a CDS encoding PorP/SprF family type IX secretion system membrane protein; the protein is MRRIITFYFLLNFCASFAQDIHFSQYLQSPLTMNPSMAGASKDIQVIVNYKDQWRSVASPYKTYAVSADGKYSRKGWEKGFLGYGINVFRDVAGDANMGTTQANISAAYHVYTSAKSTLGAGLQAGFGQKSIDFSKLQWGNQYDGSKYDPNLPTGEPVGSSSFIYPDFGAGVVWNYGTSQRTISSNDGIKASIGASIYHVNKPRTSFYSAANDKLYQRITVHGMSEIGIKNTNVSLIPSFLYNRQGPSQEIIPGCAARYMLKEDSKYTGFVKGAAVSLGGFYRFKDAFVVTSMLEIANYAFGISYDVNTSSLKEASSGRGGFEICLKYVNPSPFAYRSKPSF
- the kdsB gene encoding 3-deoxy-manno-octulosonate cytidylyltransferase, producing the protein MQILGIIPARYASTRFPGKPLIDIAGKSMIQRVYEQCLKSNLLSTVYVATDDIRIAEHITQFGGNVVMTSEQHTCGTERCFETLTQLGEKEYDVVINIQGDEPFINPEQIDMLCSCFDSERVEIATLAKKLNNSSDLFNPTIPKVVLNNVHNAIYFSRQAIPYLRGIEENEWINNHIYFKHIGIYGYRSDILKEIVSLPAGKLEKAESLEQLRWLENGYKIKVAITNFESISIDTPADLERALKMI
- a CDS encoding nicotinate-nucleotide adenylyltransferase, which gives rise to MKIGLFFGSFNPVHIGHMVIVGHMAEFTDLDEVWLVVSPHNPLKEKSSLLNDKHRLQLVKEAIGDNLKIKASNIEFSLPQPSYTIHTLTYLKEKHPLHQFVLLMGSDNLDTFHKWKNYEIILENYELYIYPRKEASASNLQNHKNVKMIGAPLMELSSTFIRNSIKEKKDVRYMLPDAVYKYIKEMHFYEK
- the pyk gene encoding pyruvate kinase, with the protein product MSTQTFWSKTKIVATIGPASSNKDVLRDMFHAGVDICRINFSHGSYDVVGEIFSTIRELNKELNSHVGILVDLQGPKLRIGTVENNGVDLIAGNKLLITTKECIGTAEKLYITYPEFPKDVEVGNTVLIDDGKILLTVLKTNGKDEVEAEVVIGGLLSSKKGVNLPNTKISLPCLTPKDIEDLNYALENDVEWVGLSFVRSVTDVVDLKELIKSKKKTARVIAKIEKPEAILEIENIIDMADAIMVARGDLGVELPMEQVPVIQKMLVNKCIQASKPVIIATQMMESMITNYSPTRAEVNDVANAVMDGADAVMLSGETSVGKYPARVIEYMQKIIHEVEREENVYYREHSPVLKTQTFISDSICYNACIMAKQAGVKAIISMTNSGYTAFKLSSHRPKANIFIFTDNKSLLTSLSLVWGVRGFYYNKYESTDKTIADLKNFLKDEGYVNVDDLIINIASMPMKDRGRTNMLKLSYIS